In Sphingomonas psychrotolerans, the following proteins share a genomic window:
- a CDS encoding outer membrane protein, with protein MKKIWGIAAAIACVPGVAAAQDFDGARIEARIGYETPTVSEDNDVYKIGSALSYGGEIGFDFKANKVVVGPYANYEFSSVELCDGGDCLGEKGNLSVGGRIGVIVGQRGLIYAKAGYASIEFEASSGGASVSESKSGIQGSLGFEFGLGKFYGFVEGSYADYGKFYDINLQRRQVAGGVGIRF; from the coding sequence GCGTGCCCGGCGTGGCTGCGGCGCAGGATTTCGACGGTGCCCGCATCGAGGCGCGCATCGGCTACGAAACGCCGACCGTCAGCGAGGACAATGACGTCTACAAGATTGGCAGCGCCCTATCCTATGGCGGCGAGATCGGATTCGATTTCAAGGCGAACAAGGTCGTCGTCGGACCCTATGCGAACTACGAATTCTCCAGCGTGGAGCTCTGCGACGGCGGAGATTGCCTTGGCGAGAAGGGCAATCTGAGCGTTGGCGGCCGCATCGGCGTCATCGTCGGCCAGCGCGGCCTGATCTATGCCAAAGCCGGCTATGCCAGCATCGAGTTCGAGGCGAGCAGCGGCGGCGCGAGCGTCTCTGAAAGCAAGAGCGGCATTCAGGGCAGCCTCGGCTTCGAGTTCGGGCTCGGCAAATTCTACGGCTTCGTCGAGGGCAGCTATGCCGATTACGGCAAGTTCTACGACATCAATCTCCAGCGCCGCCAGGTCGCGGGTGGCGTCGGTATCCGCTTCTGA